One window of Novipirellula aureliae genomic DNA carries:
- a CDS encoding M56 family metallopeptidase gives MNHYFDQFAQSHWVQSIGWALLHSFWQIALIAVLYAIAAIVFRKRTPALRYLLGCIAMAAMLLAPIVTLYVLQNSIRPVASEFTELPSTDSLGQSEPPVAADQSTWEVASVPTAIPAFTPDFQADSRDLAAEADRPWFMEQATSVVQPWLPVATVIWLLGVMLLSLRPLVGCLRVLTLRRSGLYPLSEIHCQLSERLIERLGVPHVVEFAQSTLVEVPTVVGYLRPMVLLPVSTLTGLTISELELVLAHELAHIRRHDYLFNLCQTLIEALLFYHPGMWWVSSQIRQERENCCDDVAVAMSGDRATYIRALAQLEKHRVAPPALAATNGSLLTRVRRLLGEPQLEFGHRKSSILLTIVMTAGITVTVASLVASPSGNSEAAENSHETIEAEANDDIPSQEIPSQEDTLMNFDKLVGQKVAGVVREAKLPFVDEPRLADIEADFAGFISGIPHGTRTVGASVPAKQRQAILTAIEEHGAKHLRIDQFQPGDLRSINQAYLGLPDRLLTMKWKLYQAITHARTLDADKQAKLKAQQAWMRQHIQSLPNYKSFTKEMALSGLEERLADPLCVTLAYPMTDQQFVLFQDQLQKYNSQERELAHVVSHIVQQSLNAQYRDFGDFELPFDDRVVSYGAGRIVHLGFQSNRPFVSSSKSIHEIESSGTVIDATTGNLVTAPNDSREPGAFARWLNEQGKGDFGFDDARDGGLFAVRGAKLVKLEVNTWVEADAISNDELRALLEGPTAGRTVSLKKHYQDYQRDNSPSPCYVGVVTQEGRLAVVAVEDFSGRNSIILRTRARSALPKMVTTELSDNEVTLSFDRPAHWVEREIKISGNALFRICGYRQPTSEADGTIPTIKVEFQDYGHPHSIDVTAKQNPAATINKVLTVAGEPARLISFKIAGVGGQSQPQRELMRLLFGKGTRAYDLTFVYPASQRQQYVELALAVGKSIRIAPNDNASEEVDEPPTGLEFLAGIPEFADLRIGMSEERFKEVIATHKLTIDKDDASSNRRTYTLTTPAGDGVIVMFEGGECRGIQRMRRSVTPKHESQDWGDATHGVQLRIHSPEVREDQGQWKVLCKTDIRAAEERILPHYGAPIDEYAIEWDGKWYREVDRGANVAASVGPSLALERDSMQTVISPDHWVEESTGQSLGELSSGRHTLRIALPLVHSNEIDSKRPLRAVSNEIEVDVPENDLGTTPWGTPNHGVRVRSQLSNINDKQVVTVELLNTSDASWLVEPPSSIGRFVLSDWNETILEAGVQAPLKTEWFRHEQTEVTTIPSADAKILKPEETIVLRSFPINGNWVSQDDASRKLVDELDWSNRSLQFTLPIFPVDEEGKLPEFEDWDDIAVLVAGQPWGVRPRLPLAAGQPMVLPAGKRDHSLRIQGDHRQSGTVTGRVEGDFGPYLVLLEHENWKDKLGELPNLLVKSGETFQFTNVPVGQCTVTAKPTLAINKGKHLEKTLSTTVEVKDGSTATADLLSESEPREQSAPRTSTLPDVDRRDIDTVLDLGSGEFIENFYRSGDFGKFSEIGKGDLWQDGPNAIGTVRGGKIVFPDGRKPIRAEQQTRAYELPELPCQFVVITAEGRSFDVEVTAKNADGLTIQYIEKAIPRVRIDPWEDMEEWLATRAVKLLALQGIERSARGSGDPDLRIAKLYDAEWNGGIHLPDGQSVAEAFYLRYLPRAKTSMERCEIYTQLSVLFSTTLSRELGEEKDLPKAREYARKAIAEEPERISRAIIRARLRTFGSDMPRDEIFQKRLNVYQWLTSWDETSIRDTWTPTRFHPYQKDYYFNVFVNHWKNVTETEAANLVSSAHDDPVKLKQIIDTVPGTEAAERAAEKSVALNAVERAVTETAGNESGRAGERFAGLYQGRLGEKVLTWRILQHNGSYYFKENPDSTTTPDHQKFTLIDGSLVGEDPAERFRFTPDEASGGLIFEKWNKKSGESQGRIALKRMEESTAETNVEESNENTQTHPVPSIRPESNNIVRGLSSRLERIAPKGHARVGDVLHYDLIVKNETDEPIEFDWSTGSMWQPVVDEQTRTIMLMGSFAGSGRVEQQHVVVPPQREKVIHHARYRITQGTTDDTSLPLPLNVTPGDYQILAAGVWGSTPRMDILIRPAARFEVRLTLPEGVKQQPNADSVVWRGEDRQQQTLYLDRQIYLDEDDVIAAKLLAGDSNQLAKVELLFSKEAESRLRAITQTAALEFQRTGVERRLAILLNGKVISASLIEATASNRIVVSGLSKAQARDLLAFPIARSTETDPVIAIPGETDPEPSVVELVISKERGGQISPGGIGYVLDNELITLDKLQERLQQKLKATPNLKLLIRVDPEVQHQAVAVVLRLAEAASVKNIEFAIADG, from the coding sequence ATGAATCACTACTTCGATCAATTTGCACAGAGTCACTGGGTGCAAAGTATAGGCTGGGCATTGCTTCATTCGTTTTGGCAAATTGCCCTGATCGCGGTCTTATATGCCATTGCGGCGATCGTGTTCCGCAAACGCACGCCAGCGCTACGGTATCTGCTCGGGTGCATCGCGATGGCTGCGATGCTGCTTGCCCCGATCGTTACACTTTACGTTCTACAAAATTCGATCCGTCCTGTCGCAAGCGAATTCACGGAACTGCCCAGCACTGATTCACTCGGGCAGAGTGAGCCACCTGTTGCCGCTGATCAATCGACGTGGGAAGTAGCTAGCGTACCGACGGCAATCCCCGCGTTCACGCCAGATTTCCAAGCGGACTCTCGCGACCTCGCTGCTGAGGCTGACCGTCCTTGGTTTATGGAACAAGCAACGAGCGTCGTTCAGCCTTGGTTGCCGGTTGCGACGGTCATTTGGCTGTTAGGAGTGATGCTGTTATCGCTGCGGCCACTCGTAGGGTGCCTTCGCGTGCTAACTCTCAGACGTAGTGGGCTGTATCCTCTTTCGGAAATTCACTGCCAACTCTCGGAGCGACTGATCGAGCGACTTGGTGTACCGCATGTCGTCGAGTTTGCTCAGTCGACTTTGGTTGAGGTTCCAACCGTGGTTGGCTACTTGCGGCCAATGGTACTCCTGCCGGTTTCAACGCTGACGGGGTTGACCATCTCGGAGCTAGAGCTCGTTTTGGCTCACGAATTGGCGCACATCCGTCGGCACGATTACCTCTTTAATCTTTGCCAAACGCTGATCGAGGCGTTACTGTTTTACCATCCAGGGATGTGGTGGGTCTCGAGCCAGATTCGCCAAGAGCGAGAAAACTGCTGTGATGACGTGGCCGTGGCAATGAGTGGTGATCGCGCTACCTATATTCGAGCTCTGGCCCAACTTGAAAAACACCGTGTCGCTCCGCCTGCACTCGCTGCGACTAATGGATCGCTTCTTACGCGAGTACGACGACTGCTTGGCGAGCCCCAGTTGGAATTTGGTCACCGAAAATCAAGCATCTTGCTGACAATCGTGATGACTGCAGGAATCACCGTGACGGTTGCTTCCCTGGTGGCGTCTCCCAGCGGGAACTCGGAAGCGGCAGAAAATTCACACGAGACCATCGAGGCGGAAGCAAACGACGATATCCCCAGCCAGGAAATCCCCAGCCAGGAAGACACGCTCATGAACTTCGATAAGCTGGTGGGACAGAAGGTGGCGGGCGTTGTCCGTGAGGCGAAGCTGCCGTTTGTTGACGAGCCGCGTCTAGCCGACATCGAAGCCGACTTCGCTGGGTTCATTTCGGGAATACCACATGGCACGCGCACCGTTGGCGCCTCCGTTCCCGCAAAACAACGACAAGCCATTCTGACGGCGATCGAAGAACATGGTGCCAAGCATCTGCGAATCGACCAATTTCAGCCTGGCGATCTGCGTTCGATCAACCAGGCCTATCTGGGGCTACCGGATCGCCTGCTCACGATGAAGTGGAAACTCTATCAAGCGATTACTCATGCTCGAACGCTGGATGCTGACAAGCAAGCCAAATTAAAAGCACAACAAGCGTGGATGAGGCAACACATTCAATCTCTTCCCAACTACAAGTCATTCACCAAGGAAATGGCGTTGTCGGGCCTGGAGGAACGCCTTGCCGATCCGCTGTGCGTTACGCTCGCCTACCCGATGACAGACCAGCAGTTTGTTTTGTTTCAGGACCAACTTCAAAAGTACAATTCCCAGGAGCGTGAACTGGCTCATGTGGTTTCGCACATCGTGCAACAGAGCCTGAATGCCCAGTACCGCGACTTCGGTGATTTTGAGTTGCCGTTCGACGATCGCGTGGTCAGCTACGGCGCTGGCCGTATCGTCCACCTAGGTTTCCAGAGCAATCGTCCGTTTGTTAGCTCATCGAAGAGTATCCATGAGATCGAAAGCTCCGGTACGGTTATCGATGCGACCACCGGGAATTTGGTCACCGCGCCGAATGATTCGCGTGAACCCGGAGCCTTTGCGCGGTGGCTCAACGAGCAAGGAAAAGGCGATTTTGGTTTCGACGATGCTCGTGATGGCGGCCTGTTCGCGGTCCGCGGGGCGAAGCTGGTGAAGCTTGAAGTAAACACGTGGGTCGAGGCCGATGCGATTAGCAATGACGAATTGCGAGCGTTGCTGGAGGGGCCAACCGCCGGACGCACCGTATCGCTCAAGAAACATTACCAGGACTACCAACGCGACAATTCCCCCTCACCTTGCTACGTGGGCGTCGTGACCCAAGAAGGCAGGTTGGCCGTTGTTGCGGTCGAGGACTTTAGTGGCCGCAACAGCATCATTTTGCGAACACGCGCTCGATCGGCACTTCCCAAGATGGTAACGACGGAACTTTCCGATAACGAAGTGACACTTTCCTTTGATCGGCCTGCTCATTGGGTTGAGCGAGAGATTAAGATATCAGGAAACGCTCTCTTTCGTATTTGCGGTTATCGTCAGCCAACGTCGGAAGCTGACGGTACGATCCCAACGATCAAAGTTGAGTTCCAGGACTATGGTCATCCTCACAGTATTGATGTCACGGCCAAACAGAATCCCGCCGCGACCATCAACAAGGTACTGACTGTTGCGGGCGAACCGGCTCGTTTGATCTCTTTCAAAATCGCGGGCGTCGGAGGCCAGAGCCAGCCACAGCGAGAACTAATGCGTCTGCTGTTCGGCAAAGGTACTCGGGCGTATGACCTGACCTTCGTCTACCCGGCAAGTCAGCGGCAACAGTACGTCGAACTGGCTTTGGCCGTTGGTAAATCGATCCGTATTGCTCCAAACGATAATGCATCAGAGGAAGTCGACGAGCCACCCACAGGTTTGGAGTTCCTAGCCGGCATCCCTGAATTCGCTGACTTGCGAATTGGCATGTCGGAAGAAAGGTTCAAGGAAGTCATTGCAACGCACAAGCTAACCATCGATAAGGACGACGCGTCAAGCAATCGCCGCACCTATACGCTCACGACACCTGCTGGCGACGGGGTAATAGTAATGTTTGAAGGTGGCGAGTGCCGTGGCATTCAGCGGATGCGGCGGTCTGTTACTCCGAAGCATGAGTCCCAAGACTGGGGCGACGCAACCCACGGCGTGCAATTGCGAATTCACAGCCCCGAGGTCCGTGAGGATCAGGGGCAATGGAAAGTATTATGCAAGACCGATATCCGTGCAGCCGAAGAACGCATTCTGCCGCACTATGGTGCACCAATTGACGAATACGCGATTGAGTGGGACGGCAAATGGTACCGCGAGGTGGATCGGGGGGCGAATGTCGCAGCAAGTGTTGGACCCTCGCTAGCGCTAGAGAGAGACTCGATGCAAACGGTGATCTCGCCTGATCACTGGGTTGAGGAGTCGACTGGGCAGTCGCTTGGCGAACTATCGTCTGGTAGACACACCTTGCGTATCGCATTGCCGCTTGTCCACTCGAATGAAATCGATTCCAAGCGACCCCTGCGAGCTGTTAGCAATGAGATCGAAGTGGACGTGCCCGAAAATGACCTAGGCACCACTCCTTGGGGCACACCCAATCATGGCGTACGAGTTCGGAGTCAGCTTTCCAACATAAACGACAAGCAAGTTGTTACCGTTGAACTTCTAAATACCAGTGACGCGTCCTGGTTAGTAGAACCGCCCTCATCGATTGGTCGTTTTGTCCTGTCCGATTGGAATGAAACCATTCTGGAGGCTGGAGTCCAGGCTCCCTTGAAAACCGAATGGTTTCGCCACGAGCAGACCGAAGTGACGACCATTCCTTCCGCCGATGCCAAGATTTTGAAACCGGAAGAAACGATTGTTCTGCGTTCCTTTCCGATCAATGGCAACTGGGTGTCGCAGGATGATGCGTCACGCAAGCTGGTTGATGAGCTGGATTGGAGCAATCGATCCCTGCAGTTCACACTCCCCATCTTTCCTGTCGATGAGGAAGGAAAACTCCCCGAGTTTGAGGATTGGGACGACATCGCCGTTTTGGTCGCAGGGCAGCCATGGGGAGTGAGACCGAGACTGCCTTTGGCTGCGGGGCAGCCGATGGTGCTTCCCGCAGGCAAACGTGATCACTCATTGCGCATCCAAGGTGACCACCGTCAGAGCGGGACGGTCACCGGAAGAGTCGAAGGAGATTTTGGGCCCTATCTCGTGCTGCTGGAACACGAAAACTGGAAGGACAAATTGGGCGAGCTGCCAAACCTATTGGTCAAGTCAGGCGAGACTTTCCAGTTCACCAACGTGCCCGTTGGCCAATGCACGGTAACCGCCAAACCGACCCTCGCCATCAACAAGGGCAAGCATCTCGAGAAAACTCTTTCAACAACCGTCGAAGTCAAAGACGGCAGTACAGCAACCGCCGATCTTTTGTCTGAATCAGAGCCCCGCGAACAGTCTGCTCCACGAACGTCCACACTTCCCGACGTCGACCGCCGCGACATCGACACCGTACTTGATCTCGGCAGTGGTGAGTTCATCGAGAACTTTTATAGGTCAGGAGACTTCGGCAAGTTCAGCGAAATCGGCAAAGGTGATTTGTGGCAGGATGGCCCGAATGCGATCGGTACCGTGCGTGGCGGGAAAATCGTATTCCCGGACGGCCGTAAACCGATTCGAGCCGAGCAGCAAACTCGTGCATACGAATTACCCGAGCTGCCGTGTCAATTCGTTGTGATCACGGCGGAAGGCCGTTCGTTTGACGTCGAAGTCACAGCGAAAAATGCAGACGGACTAACGATCCAATACATTGAGAAAGCAATCCCTCGCGTTCGCATCGATCCCTGGGAAGACATGGAAGAGTGGCTGGCGACACGCGCCGTCAAACTACTTGCGTTGCAAGGGATAGAACGTAGTGCAAGAGGATCGGGAGACCCCGATTTACGAATTGCCAAACTCTACGATGCCGAATGGAACGGGGGCATTCACTTGCCCGACGGCCAATCCGTTGCCGAAGCATTTTATCTGAGATATCTCCCGAGAGCGAAGACCTCGATGGAACGGTGCGAGATCTACACGCAGCTTTCAGTATTATTCTCAACCACCTTGAGCCGAGAACTCGGTGAGGAAAAAGATCTTCCCAAAGCACGCGAGTACGCTCGCAAGGCGATCGCAGAAGAGCCCGAACGGATTAGTCGAGCAATCATTCGCGCTCGGCTGCGTACCTTTGGGTCCGACATGCCCCGAGACGAGATTTTCCAGAAACGGCTGAATGTCTATCAATGGTTAACGTCCTGGGATGAAACGTCCATCCGTGACACCTGGACGCCCACACGCTTTCATCCTTATCAAAAGGATTACTATTTCAACGTTTTCGTGAATCATTGGAAGAATGTAACGGAGACCGAAGCCGCGAATCTGGTGAGTTCAGCTCACGACGACCCCGTAAAGCTCAAACAGATCATCGACACCGTGCCGGGGACAGAAGCAGCCGAACGGGCAGCAGAGAAATCAGTTGCTCTGAATGCCGTAGAAAGAGCGGTTACCGAAACGGCTGGTAATGAATCTGGACGAGCCGGTGAACGATTCGCTGGCCTTTACCAAGGCAGATTGGGCGAAAAAGTCCTTACCTGGCGAATCCTCCAACACAACGGTTCCTATTATTTCAAAGAAAATCCAGACTCAACAACCACGCCTGACCATCAGAAATTCACCTTGATCGATGGTTCGCTCGTGGGGGAAGATCCGGCCGAACGATTCCGCTTCACGCCTGATGAAGCTTCGGGTGGACTGATCTTTGAAAAGTGGAACAAGAAAAGCGGTGAATCCCAAGGACGCATTGCTCTAAAACGTATGGAGGAATCGACAGCTGAGACGAACGTGGAAGAATCGAATGAAAACACACAGACACATCCAGTCCCATCCATCCGCCCGGAGAGCAATAATATCGTCAGAGGCCTCTCATCACGTTTAGAGCGAATTGCGCCCAAGGGGCATGCACGCGTCGGCGATGTCTTGCACTACGACCTCATTGTTAAAAACGAGACCGACGAACCGATCGAGTTCGACTGGTCCACTGGGAGCATGTGGCAACCCGTCGTCGATGAACAAACTCGAACGATCATGCTGATGGGTTCATTCGCGGGCAGCGGTCGTGTCGAGCAGCAGCATGTGGTCGTACCTCCGCAACGAGAGAAGGTGATTCACCATGCTCGTTACCGGATCACCCAGGGGACTACTGATGATACATCGTTACCGTTGCCGTTAAACGTTACGCCGGGAGATTACCAGATTCTTGCGGCCGGCGTCTGGGGATCGACACCACGAATGGATATCCTCATCCGGCCAGCAGCTCGTTTTGAAGTTCGCTTGACGCTGCCCGAAGGCGTCAAACAGCAACCGAACGCCGACTCGGTCGTTTGGCGTGGTGAGGATCGTCAGCAGCAGACACTCTACCTCGATAGGCAGATCTATCTGGATGAAGACGATGTCATCGCCGCAAAACTCCTGGCCGGAGATAGCAACCAGCTCGCTAAGGTAGAGTTGCTATTCTCTAAGGAAGCGGAAAGTCGACTTCGTGCGATCACGCAAACCGCTGCCCTCGAGTTCCAACGCACAGGTGTCGAGCGTCGACTGGCGATTTTGTTGAATGGCAAAGTAATCTCAGCATCGTTGATCGAGGCAACGGCGTCCAATAGGATCGTGGTCTCAGGTTTATCCAAGGCGCAGGCCAGAGATCTTTTGGCGTTTCCCATCGCTCGATCAACGGAAACGGATCCGGTAATTGCTATCCCCGGCGAGACCGACCCGGAACCAAGTGTGGTCGAACTTGTCATCAGCAAAGAACGTGGCGGCCAGATCTCGCCGGGGGGCATTGGATATGTGCTGGACAACGAGCTGATCACGCTGGACAAACTTCAAGAACGTTTGCAGCAGAAACTCAAGGCCACACCGAATCTGAAATTGCTTATTCGAGTTGATCCAGAAGTCCAACACCAAGCCGTGGCGGTTGTGTTGCGGCTTGCCGAGGCAGCCAGCGTAAAGAATATTGAGTTTGCGATCGCGGACGGTTGA